A window of Ignavibacterium sp. contains these coding sequences:
- the rbfA gene encoding 30S ribosome-binding factor RbfA, whose protein sequence is MSHRVDRVEHLVKEEISDILLHKVKDVDLGFLTVTHVRMSPDLRVASIYLSVFEKEKREIVLERVKDRTGFIRTELAHRIRIRFVPELRFFIDDTLDYVEKIEGLIKKIHEDDNKENNEPNSP, encoded by the coding sequence ATGTCACACAGAGTAGATAGAGTTGAACATTTGGTTAAAGAAGAAATAAGCGATATCCTTCTTCACAAAGTTAAAGATGTTGATTTGGGTTTTCTAACTGTTACGCATGTCAGAATGAGTCCTGATTTAAGAGTTGCAAGCATTTATTTATCGGTATTCGAAAAAGAAAAAAGAGAAATTGTACTCGAAAGAGTAAAAGACAGAACAGGTTTTATCAGAACTGAACTTGCACACCGGATAAGAATTCGTTTTGTCCCTGAATTAAGATTTTTCATTGATGATACGCTTGATTATGTAGAGAAAATTGAAGGATTGATTAAAAAAATTCACGAAGATGATAACAAAGAAAACAATGAACCAAACTCACCCTGA